Part of the Sandaracinaceae bacterium genome, AGACACCCGACGCGCGTTGTAGCCGGATCGGAAAGTCGGTCGGGAGGTAGTCGTGTGCGCCGAACACCATCAGCGTGCCTCCCGCGCTGACCCACTCGTGAAGCCTCTCCGCTTCGTACCGGGAGAGGGGACGATGCAGCGCCGCCTCGCATCCCCCGAGCGCTACGAGGGCGCCGTCCGGGGGCAGCGCCCAGAGGTCTTCAACCCAGCGTTGCACCGGGCGCCCGTGGCTGGCAATGAGATCGTACACGGCCCGCGCCCCGTCCGGACCGGCGCTGTAGGTGGACAACGGAGCGGCGTAGCGACCACGGTCGGCGACGCGCGCGCACATGAGCCCAGAGAGCCCGAGCCCCAGGACCACGAGGACGGCTACCAACGCGCGCATCAGGACGCGGGTCACGCCCCCTCCTCGGCAGACCCACGCCGCTCTGCATCATCGCGCCGCGGCAGGGTCAGTGTGGTCGCCAGGGAGCGGCCGCGCTCGTACTCTGGTCGGGACGTCGGCTCGTCGCCGTACCACGTGCGATCGAACAGGGCCGTGAACGTGCGGAACGCGTCGGCGCGACTGCCGCTACCCATGCGGCGCAGGTAGTGCCAGTTGGTGCGTGCAGGGTCGAAGTCGATCTCGCCAGAGCGGTCCAACGCGACCAGCGTCGCGAGGTACAGCGCTCGAAACGCAAGGCGATAGTGCCCCTCGGCCGCCAGGCGACCCGCGTCGTCGAGGTGGTCCCCAGGCGCACGCTCACGGGGGTCGTCCGACGCGCCGAGGGGGCTCGCGACGTCGGAGCGCGCGCGACGCTCGCGACGCCAGCTGAGCAACAGAAACGCGACCACCGCGAGCAGGAGGGTCACGGCCAACGCCACGAACGCCCATGTTGGTGGCACGGGCATTGGCGTGTTCGCGTCGGACCCCTCGGGAGCCGACGCACGAAGGGAGCGAAGCCACCGCTCGAGCGCGTCCAACAGGCGCGTCAACCAGTCGACTCTGCCCTGAGGTCCGCCGGCCATGGGTGCATCTTCGAACTCCCGGAACTCGGAGCCGGACAGGATGCGCGCGAGCTCGCGCTCGGTCACTTGATCCGCTGCCGAGAGGGACGGGGCGGGACCCAGCGTCGCCCCTCCGGCCTCCGAGCGAGCCTCGTCGTCGAACTCGGACTCGGTGGGGGTCCGTTGCCCCACATCAGGGGCATCGACGGTCTCAGCGACCGCCCCGGCGTTCTCGTCGTCCGTCGCCAGCTGGGCGAGTGCGCCGCGCGGGAGCGTGAGTGCCGCGCCGAGCAGCAGCAGGAGCGCGGCCTCGCGCGCCCGGGGCCGCGCTGGCGCGGAAGACGCGCTGAGCGCCAAGAGCGTTGTCCGCAGATCCGCCCCATCACGTCGCGCGCGCGCGTGGAGGACTGCGACGGCGGCGAGCGCCACGCGCACGGGTTCCACGAGGAGGAGGACGAGGGCTGCGGTCGCCAGCAGGGCGAAGTCGTTCTCGAACGACATGAACGCGCCGATGGCCGAAACCTCGAGCCCAAGGAGGCCCTGCAGCCCGGCGAGCGTCATGCCGACCACCGCGACGGCGTTCAGAAACAAGAGCACGGTGCCCAGGAAGAGGCACACGTGGAGCAGCAGCGCGCTGCCCCGCAAGCCCGCGCCGGCGCGCGCAGCAGCCCACCACGTGCGAGGCACACCGTCCGCCGGCTCCGCCGCGATGAGCAGCCACGCGGGGGCCAGAGCTCCCACGGGCACCGCGAATCCGAGACCGAACAGCAGCCCTGGTCCACCCAGGCGCGCGAGGCCCGCGGCAGGGAAGAGCGAGAAGACGAGCAGGATCCCGGCCACGCCGCCCACCCGGAGCGTGTCCAGTGGTTTGGGCGGCGAGTGCTCGCCTCCGAGGGCGCTCAAGAGGACCGCGCCACTCTGCGCGTGGGCGTAGCTGCGGAACCACCAAGCCAGCGTGAGCGCCCAGGCGACGCCCGCGCGGGCGCTGCGTATCCCCTCGACGCGCTCCAGATAGAACGCGAAGACACACACCAGAGCGAGGGGAGCCGCGCCGAGCACACAACGCGCGAACAGGCGCCGCCCAGCCATCCGCAGCAGCACGAACGCTCGGTCGATCCAGTCGAGCGCGTTCACGCCGCCTCCGGAAACCCGAGCTTCAGCAGCGCCCACAGCAGCGCCCACAAGCAAACCCCGGCGATGATGGCGATCGCGAGCCGCGTTGGCACCGACGTGTCGGCGGGCGAACCCTGCGGGACGGCCTCCGCACGGGCACGAGCCGCCAAACAGCGGACGCAGAAGTTGATGCCCTCGACCTTCGTCGTGCACTCCGCGCAAACGCGCGCGCGGCACGCGACGCAGACGCCGAGGGCCTCCCTCTCCGCATGAAACGCGCACGCCGCTGCCTGCATCACCTCCCGGGTGTACCACGCACGTCGCTAGGCCGCGAGCGAGCGCCACCGTAGAGATTCGCCTCCTTCTGCCTGCTTCGAGGAGTGGGTGATTAAAAGGGCGAAGCCCCTCGTCGTGAGACGAGGGGCTTCGATAAATCCGGCGGCGTCCTACTCTCCCACAGCGCTTCCGCTGCAGTACCATTGGCTCTGAAAGGCTTGACTACCGAGTTCGGGATGGGATCGGGTATGACCCTTTCGACATCGCCACCGAAAGAGATGGAGAGCAACAGCTCTGGAAGTTGATTAGACGTCTCCAGGTTGGCAGGTCCGCGCGGCGCTTGGCCTGCGGGACTCATGTCTCCAACCCTGAACTCGAACTGACACGACTCGTACCTTAGAGATAGGTCAAGCCGCACGGCCGATTAGTACTGGTCAGCTCCATGTGTTGCCACACTTCCACACCCAGCCTATCACCTTGTAGTCTACAAGGGGCCTTCAGGGACCCGAAGGTCCGGGATACCTCATCTTGAGGCCGGCTTCCCGCTTAGATGCTTTCAGCGGTTATCCGTTCCGTACATAGCTACCCGGCTATGCCCCTGGCGGGACAACCGGAACACTAGAGGTACGTTCAACCAGGTCCTCTCGTACTATGGTCAAATCCTCTCAAGTATCCTGCGCCCACGGCAGATAGGGACCGAACTGTCTCACGACGTTCTGAACCCAGCTCGCGTACCGCTTTAATTGGCGAACAGCCAAACCCTTGGGACCTGCTCCAGCCCCAGGATGCGATGAGCCGACATCGAGGTGCCAAACCGCGCCGCCGATATGAACTCTCAGGCGCGATCAGCCTGTTATCCCCGGAGTACCTTTTATCCGTTGAGCGATGACCCTTCCATTCGGAGCCACCGGATCACTAAGACCTGCTTTCGCACCTGCTCGACCTGTCGGTCTCACAGTCAAGCTCCCTTATGCCTTTGCACTCTACGGCTGGTTTCCAATCAGCCTGAGGGAACCGTCGCGCGCCTCCGTTACTTTTTGGGAGGCGACCGCCCCAGTCAAACTGCCCACCAGACAGTGTCCCCGCACCGGATGACGGTGCTGGGTTAGAAGCCCAGAACATTCAGGGTGGTATTTCAAGGTTGACTCCACCGAAGCCGGAACCCCGGTTTCAAAGTCTCCCACCTATCCTACGCAGAATGTCCCGAGCTTCACTGCCAAGTTGCAGTAAAGGTTCACGGGGTCTTTCCGTCTTGCCGCGGGTAGAGGGTATCTTCACCCCCAATACAATTTCGCTGGGTCACTGGCCGAGACAGTAGGGATGTCGTTACGCCATTCGTGCAGGTCGGAACTTACCCGACAAGGAATTTCGCTACCTTAGGACCGTTATAGTTACGGCCGCCGTTTACTGGGGCTTCGGTTCGAAGCTTCGCCCGAAGACTAACATCTCCCCTTAACCTTCCAGCACCGGGCAGGCGTCAGACCCTATACGTCCTCTTACGAGTTCGCAGAGTCCTGTGTTTTTGGTAAACAGTCGCAACCCTCATTTCTCTGCAACCCCCTTCCGCTCCAGCCGCAGGGCCTTCACGTAACGGGGGCACACCTTCTCCCGAAGTTACGGTGTCAATTTGCCGAGTTCCTTAGCCAGTGTTCTCCCACGCGCCTTGGGATATTCACCCCGCCCACCTGAGTCGGTTTGCGGTACGGTCACCGAATGCACTCACTGCGCAGCTTTTCTTGGAAGCATGGGATCACCGAGTTCTGGAGCCGGAGCTCCACCTCATCACGTCTCGGCGTTGCCCCCGCGTTTGTCCCTATTGGGTCCTACGGGAACCGCCTACGCGCTTGAACCAGCACAACCAAACGGCTGGCTCGGCCTACCCTTCTCCGTCCCTGCTCAGGTCAACGTACAGTCAGTGGTGCAGGAATATTAACCTGCTTGCCATCACCTACCCCTTTCGGGCTCAGCTTAGGGACCGACTAACCCATGGGAGGATTATCCTTCCCCAGGAAACCTTGGGCTTACGGCGACAGGACTTCTCATCCTGTTTATCGCTACTCATGCCTGCATTTGCTCTTCTCAGGTCCGACACCACTCCTTACGGTATGGCTTGTATCTACCTGACAATACTCCGCTACCGCTCTACTTGCGTAGAACCCTAAGCTTCGGTACCAGACTTTAGCCCCGTTACATTTTCGGCGCAGGCTCGCTCGACCAGTGAGCTATTACGCTTTCTTTAAAGGGTGGCTGCTTCTAAGCCAACCTCCTGGCTGTCTGAGCGCTCCCACATCCTTCGACACTTAGACTGGATTTGGGGACCTTAGCTGTAGATCTGGGCTCTTTCCCTCTCGACTACGGACCTTATCACCCGCAGTCTGCCTCCCGGATACTTGTCACCGGCATTCGGAGTTTGATTGGGTTTGGTAGTCTGGTAAGACCCCTAGCCCATTCAGTGCTCTACCTCCGGTGCAATTCGTCCGAGGCTATACCTCAATATATTTCGCGGAGAACCAGCTATTTCCGAGCTTGATTAGCCTTTCACTCCGATCCACAGGTCATCCCCCGAATTTTCAACTTCGGTGGGTTCGGTCCTCCACGTGGTTTTACCCACGCTTCAACCTGCCCATGGATAGATCGCTCGGGTTCGGGTCTACGCCATGCCACTCAATCGCCCTATTTGGACTCGGTTTCCCTTCGGCTACACCTCACGGCTTAACCTTGCGACATAGCGTAACTCGCAGGCCCATGATGCAAAAGGTACGCTGTCGCACTGTCCGAAGACATAGTGCTTCAACTGCTTGTAGACACACGGTTTCAGGTACTATTTCACTCCCCTTGCCGGGGTGCTTTTCACCTTTCCCTCACGGTACTTGTTCACTATCGGTCGCCGAGGAGTACTTAGCCTTGGAAGATGGTCCTCCCAGATTCACGCCGGGTTCCACGTGCCCTGCGCTACTCGGGTGCCAATGCAGAGGTGTATCGTTTTCGTGTACGGGGCTGTCACCCTGTATCGCCAGCCGTTCCAAGCTGTTCCACTAACCATACACTTGATAACTCTGTGAGAGGCTGGTGCACTCTCTCACTGGACCCACAACACCCATTCAGCAACGCCACCAGGCTTACACTGATTGGGTTTAGGCTGGTCCCCGTTCGCTCGCCGCTACTAGGGGAGTCTCTTTTGATGTCCTTTCCACCAGGTACTTAGATGTTTCAGTTCCCTGGGTTGGCCGCACCGGACCTATGTATTCAGTCCGGCACTAGTGCGTATGACCGCACTCGGTTGCCCGATTCGGAGATCTCCGGATCAACGCTTGTTCGCAGCTTCCCGGAGCTTTTCGCAGCTATCCACGTCCTTCTTCGCCTCTCGTCGCCTAGGCATCCACCGTGTGCCCTTTCTAGCTTGACCGTATCCCTAAGGCACGTTTCGTATCTTCGTCGTTCGAGTCCAGGGTTCGAGTCACGAGCTTCGCTCCGACGCTCCCTGGACACTCACTTCTCGAGGCAGCTTCGCTGCCTTCTAGAAAGGAATTTCTAATCATGAGCTCTCTTTCCACTTTCGTGAAATGAGTTCTCTCCATCCTATTCTGTTGTCAAAGATACACGCGAGAGAGCGGACTCTCTCGATTCTGAGCACCTTCGCAAAGGTGCGCAGAAGCAAACGAATCCAGAAACCGTGGTGGAGCTGATCGGGTTCGAACCGATGACCCCCGGCTTGCAAAGCCGGTGCTCTCCCAACTGAGCTACAACCCCTGCTGGGTCTGATGTACTTCTCGCCGCCTCGCTCTCGAGGGAGGGAAGTAGTGGGGCACGCTAGACTCGAACTAGCGACCTCACCCTTATCAGGGGTGCGCTCTAACCACCTGAGCTAGTGCCCCGGGGAAACCGGTGAGACGGGCGCCATAGCGGCTTACGTCCTCGGTCGTTCCCTGCGAGGTAGCTCCGCTACCTCTCAGTCACTCCCTGTGGGCGCGCTCGCTCTGGCATCCCGTCTCACCGGTTTCCCGGCAACGTGATGGTTCAGAGAGCAAACGCCCGGACGGGCTACCTGGGATGCCACCTCGTGGTGGTTTCAGGATTCTCTCGCGTGTTGTCAACGAGCGGAGCGTTCGGCTTGCGCGGAACGCTGTCGGTCGCTGAAAACTGAAACGGAAACTACTCTTTGCGCGGGTTTGACCGAGCTGACTTCCGAAGAAGTCGATGCTCCTTAGAAAGGAGGTGATCCAGCCGCAGGTTCCCCTACGGCTACCTTGTTACGACTTCACCCCAGTTACCAAGCACTCCTTGGGGACCTGCCTCCCTTGCGGGTTAGCGCAGCCACTTCTGGAGCACTCGACTCCCATGGTGTGACGGGCGGTGTGTACAAGGCCCGGGAACGTATTCACCGTCGCCTGCTGATCGACGATTACTAGCGATTCCGCCTTCATGCAGTCGAGTTGCAGACTGCAATCCGTACTGAGGCCGGCTTTTTGCGATTCGCTCCCCCTCGCGGGCTCGCTGCGCTTTGTACCGACCATTGTAGCACGTGTGTAGCCCCAGACATAAGGGCCATGAGGACTTGACGTCATCCCCACCTTCCTCCGGGTTAACCCCGGCAGTCTCATTAGAGTGCTCGGCCGAACCGTTAGCAACTAATGACAAGGGTTGCGCTCGTTGCGGGACTTAACCCAACATCTCACGACACGAGCTGACGACAGCCATGCAGCACCTGGATTAGAGCTCCCCGAAGGGCACCCCCGTATTTCTACAGGGTTCTCTACTTTTCTAGCCTGGGTAAGGTTCTGCGCGTTGCGTCGAATTAAACCACATGCTCCACCGCTTGTGCGGGCCCCCGTCAATTCCTTTGAGTTTTAGCCTTGCGGCCGTACTCCCCAGGCGGTGTGCTTAACGCGTTAGCTACGGCACCGCAGAAGTCAAATCCCGCGACACCTAGCACACATCGTTTACAGCGTGGACTACCAGGGTATCTAATCCTGTTTGCTCCCCACGCTTTCGCGTCTCAGCGTCAGTAAGTGTCCAGAAAGCCGCCTTCGCCACTGGTATTCCTCCCGATATCTACGAATTTCACCTCTACACCGGGAATTCTACTTTCCTCTCCACTACTCTAGACATGGAGTTTCGAACGCAGTTCCTGGGTTGAGCCCAGGGATTTCACGTCCGACTTTCATGCCCGCCTACACGCGCTTTACGCCCAGTAAATCCGAGCAACGTTTGCACCCTCTGTATTACCGCGGCTGCTGGCACAGAGTTAGCCGGTGCTTGCTAAAGAGGTACCGTCAAGCCTGGAGCCTATTCGAAACCAGGGTTTTCGTCCCTCTCCACAGAGCTTTACGACCCGAGGGCCTTCATCACTCACGCGGCGTGGCTGGGTCAGGCTTTCGCCCATTGCCCAATATTCCTCACTGCTGCCTCCCGTAGGAGTCTGGCCCGTGTTCCAGTGCCAGTGTGGCTGATCATTCTCTCAAACCAGCTACCCGTCTTCGCCTTGGTAGGCCATTACCCTACCAACTAGCTGATGGGACGCAGGCTCATCCTCCGGTGGTAGCTTTCAAGAAGAGGCCACCTTTTCCCACTGCCCCCGAAGAGGCCGTGGTCTTATGCGGTATTAGCGCTCCTTTCGGAACGTTATCCCCCGCCAAAGGGTAGATTACCTACGTGTTACTCACCCGTGCGCCACTCTACTCAGTCCGAAGACCTTTCGCGTTCGACTTGCATGTGTTAGGCCCGCCGCTAACGTTCGCTCTGAGCCAGGATCAAACTCTCCAGTTAAAACTGTTGAGCATCCTGTCGGGACACCTCAAAGATGTGCCCCTTGGTTGCTGCTTTGCAACAACCCTCTCGGATACGGTTCTTATTACCTTGTCGACTCTCGCCGACTTGGGACCCGCGCAAATTTGCGAGTAGTTCCGATTCAGTTTTCAACGACCGACTTCATCGCCGCTTCGGTTCTCGAAGCGGGTCACCAGCTTTCGGGGCCGGTGGGGCGCGGTTAGTAGTCCCGCGCCGTGCGCCTGTCAAGTCTTTTTTCTTTGAGTCCGTTCCGCGTCCGCTGGGGGTGGGAACCGGGCCGATCACGTCGGCCGTGGAGACTCATGCTTCGGCTTGTCAGGGCCCTTCGTTGGCTGCGCCGCCGAAGGAGCCGGTTTCTAGCATTCGCTCTCAGGGGCGCAAGGATGATCTCGTCTTGGCTTGTCGATTCCGTACATTCGCGCGTCTTTTCGGGCAATTCCTGGTGACGATTCAGTAGAGCTTGCGGCTGTCCACCTGGATCGTGACGGGCCCGTCGACCTCGCAGCGGACGCTCATGCTCGCGCGGAAGCGTCCCGTCTCGACCTCGAGTCCACTCGCGCGCAGCTGGGAGACGACGTCTTCATAGAGAGCCTCCGCACGCTCGGGAGGCGCCGCGGCCGTAAAGGACGGGCGACGGCCCTTCCGCACGTCGCCGTAGAGCGTGAACTGCGAGACCACGAGCACGGCGCCGCCCACGTCCGCCACCGAGCGCGACATCTTGCCTTCCGCGTCCACGAACACGCGCAGCCCCGCGATCTTCTGGACGACGTAGCCCACGTCGTCGGCCGTGTCGTCCGCGCCCGCCCCCAAGTACACGAGCAAGCCCTGGCCGATGGCCCCGACGATGTCAGCGCCCACCACCACATCGGCCCGACTGACTCTCTGAATGACGGCGCGCATGAACCGAGCATGACGCGAGCGCCCTGCCCGAGCACGCCCCCCGCCGAGCACATGGCTTGCCTTGGCGAACGGCATGAGCGTACACCAACGCGATGACCAAGCCTGTCTACGGCCTCACGGGGGGTATCGCGTGTGGCAAGAGCACCGTCGCGGCCATGTTCCGAGAGCATGGCGTGGGCATTGTAGACGCGGACCAGCTCGCTAGAGAGATCGTCGAGCCCGGGACGGAGGCGCTCACACAGATCGTCGCGACCTTCGGTACGGACATCGTGGGCGACGACGGGCGACTTCTCCGAAAGAAGCTCGGTGAACGCGTCTTCGGGGACAAGGAGGGGCTCGCAGCGCTCAACCGCATCACCCACCCGCGTATCGCCGCGCTCGGCATGCAGCGCCTCATGGAGCTGCAAGGCACCGACGCCCCATACCTGCTGTACGAAGCAGCGATCCTGATCGAGCAGGGCATGGCCAAGAGCTTCGCGGGCCTGATCGTGGTGCACGTCGGCGCGGAGGTGCAGC contains:
- a CDS encoding DUF4129 domain-containing protein; amino-acid sequence: MNALDWIDRAFVLLRMAGRRLFARCVLGAAPLALVCVFAFYLERVEGIRSARAGVAWALTLAWWFRSYAHAQSGAVLLSALGGEHSPPKPLDTLRVGGVAGILLVFSLFPAAGLARLGGPGLLFGLGFAVPVGALAPAWLLIAAEPADGVPRTWWAAARAGAGLRGSALLLHVCLFLGTVLLFLNAVAVVGMTLAGLQGLLGLEVSAIGAFMSFENDFALLATAALVLLLVEPVRVALAAVAVLHARARRDGADLRTTLLALSASSAPARPRAREAALLLLLGAALTLPRGALAQLATDDENAGAVAETVDAPDVGQRTPTESEFDDEARSEAGGATLGPAPSLSAADQVTERELARILSGSEFREFEDAPMAGGPQGRVDWLTRLLDALERWLRSLRASAPEGSDANTPMPVPPTWAFVALAVTLLLAVVAFLLLSWRRERRARSDVASPLGASDDPRERAPGDHLDDAGRLAAEGHYRLAFRALYLATLVALDRSGEIDFDPARTNWHYLRRMGSGSRADAFRTFTALFDRTWYGDEPTSRPEYERGRSLATTLTLPRRDDAERRGSAEEGA
- a CDS encoding D-tyrosyl-tRNA(Tyr) deacylase, with translation MRAVIQRVSRADVVVGADIVGAIGQGLLVYLGAGADDTADDVGYVVQKIAGLRVFVDAEGKMSRSVADVGGAVLVVSQFTLYGDVRKGRRPSFTAAAPPERAEALYEDVVSQLRASGLEVETGRFRASMSVRCEVDGPVTIQVDSRKLY
- a CDS encoding dephospho-CoA kinase, which translates into the protein MTKPVYGLTGGIACGKSTVAAMFREHGVGIVDADQLAREIVEPGTEALTQIVATFGTDIVGDDGRLLRKKLGERVFGDKEGLAALNRITHPRIAALGMQRLMELQGTDAPYLLYEAAILIEQGMAKSFAGLIVVHVGAEVQLARLMARDGAGEADAQARIASQMPLADKVALADFTIDNSGTEAETRAAVDALHAELLRRTRSTP